In Chryseobacterium sp., the genomic window TTTTCCCAATACCATTGAACGGCTTCTTTTAATCCTTTATCTATAGTATGGGTGGGCTTGTAGCCTAATAATTTTTCCGCTTTTTCAATAGAAGCCAATGAATGTGGAATATCTCCGATACGGTTGGGACCGTGAATAGCATTAATATCAGCAATTTCTGCATCAAATTCTCCAAGATATTCCCTTAGATATTTAACCAGATCATTTAAAGTGGTACGGTCTCCAACCGCAGTATTGTAAACGGTATTAATCGCTTCAGGATTATCTGTCAACATCGCCAGTTCATTCATCTGAATAACATTGTCGATATAGGTAAAATCCCGTGAGTAATTACCCTCGCCATTAATCTTGGGTGATTCGTGGCTCATCAGTTGTTTTACAAACAATGGAATTACTGCTGCATAAGCACCATTCGGATCCTGGCGGCGTCCAAAAACGTTGAAATAACGCAATCCTATACATTCTATGCCATAAGTCTTACTAAACACATCTGCATAAAGCTCATTGACATATTTTGTGATTGCATAAGGAGATAATGGCTTTCCAATCACCTCTTCCACTTTCGGCAAAGATTCTGAATCTCCGTAGGTAGATGACGATGCTGCATATACAAAACGTTTAACATTGGCATCACGTGCAGCCACCAGCATATTTAAAAAGCCTGAAACATTAACATCGTTACTCGTAATAGGATCTTTAATCGAACGGGGAACAGAACCTAATGCTGCCTGGTGTAAAATATAATCCACTCCATCAACCGCTTTTCTACAAACGTCAAGATCACGGATGTCTCCCTCTATTAAAGTATAATCAGGATTTTCGAAGAAAGGCTCTACATTATGACGGTGCCCAGTTGCAAAATTATCCAGACAAACAACTTTATAATTTTTATTTAAAAAATACTCAGTTAAATTAGAGCCTATAAAACCTGCTCCACCGGTAATTAAAATTTTATGCATACTTATGATTTAAATAATTTTTGCCACCAGTTTTTCTTCTTTTCACTGGTGTAGCCATAGCCATAACCATAATTATAACCATAGCCATAGCCTCCTGCATTTTTAGAAACATCATTAATAACGAAGGAAACGTTTGACAGTTTTGATTCTTTTACCAATCCATTGGCAAAATCTATCAGAATATTCCTTGATACTCCGGATCTTACTACATACAGGGTGGCATCTGCTG contains:
- a CDS encoding SDR family oxidoreductase; this encodes MHKILITGGAGFIGSNLTEYFLNKNYKVVCLDNFATGHRHNVEPFFENPDYTLIEGDIRDLDVCRKAVDGVDYILHQAALGSVPRSIKDPITSNDVNVSGFLNMLVAARDANVKRFVYAASSSTYGDSESLPKVEEVIGKPLSPYAITKYVNELYADVFSKTYGIECIGLRYFNVFGRRQDPNGAYAAVIPLFVKQLMSHESPKINGEGNYSRDFTYIDNVIQMNELAMLTDNPEAINTVYNTAVGDRTTLNDLVKYLREYLGEFDAEIADINAIHGPNRIGDIPHSLASIEKAEKLLGYKPTHTIDKGLKEAVQWYWENLK